Genomic window (Trueperaceae bacterium):
CGGCGGTCACTTGCGGGGGCGCTCCGGCGGGAACGGCGTCATGCGGGTGGGGGTCGTCCCCTCGAACGTCACGAACGCGTCCGGGTTGACCGACTGCACGATCCGCAGCGCCTTGCGCACCTTGCGTCGCGGCAACACCGAGAAGGCGACGCGGACCTGCCCGTTGCGGCCCTCGGCGTTCATTTCCGTGACGACGAACCCGGCGTCGCGCAACGCCCGCGCGCTGGAGATCGTGTCGACCGGTGCGACGATGCGCATCAGCATGTCGCCGACCGCCACCCAGCGCTCCACCTGCACGCCGACCACCGTGCCGGCGGCGTACCCCGCGGCGTAGGCGACGAACTGGAGGGGC
Coding sequences:
- a CDS encoding DUF5698 domain-containing protein, giving the protein MELALAAASIFLLRIADVALGTLRIGFLVRGRPWIAGVLGFAESLVWLLAAAQVLTNLDAPLQFVAYAAGYAAGTVVGVQVERWVAVGDMLMRIVAPVDTISSARALRDAGFVVTEMNAEGRNGQVRVAFSVLPRRKVRKALRIVQSVNPDAFVTFEGTTPTRMTPFPPERPRK